A section of the Babylonia areolata isolate BAREFJ2019XMU chromosome 1, ASM4173473v1, whole genome shotgun sequence genome encodes:
- the LOC143293832 gene encoding choline O-acetyltransferase-like gives MQAINAEHSVAEAGAVAAFLVHMQDYCLSSHPTCERNEGQDPRCLAEPVWLKWTTTSGIDADIARAKEDVDRNVENVDICYYRFEEFGTKFPKSQGFSPNVFVQLALQLTYYRMHGRMPMSYESASLRRFRSGRVDNIRANSPAALAWIQAMCGEVEATEAEKLALLQTAAEWQQRYQTEAINGFGIDCHLIGLREAARELNVLDSIPLFSDPSFQKAFYFPLSTSQVPTERPIIGIYSAVVPEGYGVPYNLFADHMIIIVTSFRDCAETSSQKFMNCLRSCFLDMRDMCLSEK, from the exons ATGCAGGCAATAAACGCTGAGCACTCTGTGGCAGAAGCTGGTGCCGTGGCGGCTTTCCTCGTACACATGCAGGATTACTG CCTCAGTTCTCACCCGACATGTGAGCGGAACGAAGGACAGGATCCACGCTGTCTGGCAGAACCAGTGTGGCTGAAATGGACCACGACCTCTGGGATAGACGCTGACATTGCACGTGCTAAAGAGGATGTGGACag GAACGTTGAAAATGTGGACATCTGCTACTATCGTTTTGAGGAGTTTGGAACCAAATTTCCCAAGAGTCAAGGGTTCAGCCCTAATGTTTTTGTGCAGCTGGCACTCCAATTGACCTACTACAG AATGCACGGCCGAATGCCGATGTCATACGAGAGTGCCTCCTTGCGCCGCTTCCGAAGCGGTCGCGTGGACAACATCCGGGCAAACTCTCCAGCTGCGCTAGCGTGGATCCAGGCAATGTGCGGAGAGGTGGAGGCAACT gagGCCGAGAAACTAGCCCTTTTACAAACTGCAGCAGAATGGCAGCAGAGATACCAAACAGAG GCTATCAATGGCTTTGGAATTGACTGTCACCTGATTGGTCTACGAGAGGCGGCACGTGAACTGAACGTGTTGGACTCTATCCCGCTCTTCTCCGACCCTTCTTTCCAGAAAGCTTTCTACTTCCCTCTGTCCACAAGTCAA GTTCCAACTGAACGACCTATCATCGGTATCTACAGTGCGGTTGTGCCAGAAGGTTACGGCGTCCCGTACAACTTGTTTGCAGATCATATGATCATTATCGTCACCTCCTTCCGCGACTGCGCAGAAACATCTTCACAAAAGTTCATGAACTGCCTCAGGTCATGTTTCTTGGACATGCGTGACATGTGCCTGTCTGAGAAGTGA